The Mesorhizobium loti DNA segment ATGTCGTACATGTTCTTGAAGATGGTGCCGCGCTCTTCCTCGATCAGCGCTTCGAACAGCTCTTCCTTGTTGGCGAAATAGACGTAGATCGTGCCCTTCGACACGCCGGCCTCACGCGTGATGTCGTTCATCGAGGCGGCTTCAAAGCCCTTCTCGATGAAGACACGACGGGCGCCATCGATGATCTGGCCGCGCTTGACCGGATCCTGTCCGGCCGCCGGGCGTCCGCGCCGCAAACTGTCTAGCAAGTCATTGCATTTATCGGTTTCGACGTCAGGCGTTGTCTCGGCCATAAAAGTCACACCTCGAAAATAATTCGAACCAACCGGTTCGATTGCCCCTTGATATGGTCCTCTTTTCACGCTATGTCAACGGCCAGATCGAACCGAACGGTTCAGTATTATTACTTTAGAGAGATGTCATGTCCTCGAACGCACCCAACACCGCCGAAGTCCGCCCCTTCCCCAACGCCAAAGTCGCTCCGGCGACGGAAGTGCCAGAAATTCCCGTCCTGCCGGTCGCACCGCCGCCGGCAGCCGAAGCTCCGGCCAAGAAGAAGCGCTCGGTGCGTTCCTTCCTGCTGCCGATCATCGGCCTTGCCCTGCTGAGCGGCGGCGCCTGGTACGGCTACGACTACTGGACCACCGGTCGTTTCATGATCTCGACCGACGACGCCTATGTCCAGGCCGACATGGCGTTCGTCTCGCCCAAGATTTCCGGCTATGTCGACCAGGTCAAGGTGAGCGAGAACCAACTGGTCAAGGCCGGCGACCCGCTGCTGACGATCGATGACGGCGACTACAAGATCGCCGTCGCCCAGGCCGAGGCGCAGATTGCTACGCTGGCCAAGACGCTGGACCGCATCGACGCGCAGACCAAGGCCGCGCAGGCCTCCCTGCAGCAGGCCCAGGCGCAGAAGGTCGCCGACCAGGCCGGGGCCGACAACGCCGCCCGCGCGCAGCAGCGCGCCGCGCAACTGGTCAAGACGCATGTCGGCACCCAGGCGCAGCTGGACGACGCCCAGACCGCGCTCGACCAGGCCAATGCCGCGTTGGTCGGCGCCGACGCCCAGATCGCCGCCGCGCAGGCCAATATCGGTGTGTTCGAGGCGCAGCGCGCCGAGTCGGCGAGCACGCTCGCCTCCTTGCAACTGAGCCGCGACAAGGCCGCGCGCGACCTGTCCTTCACCGTGCTGAAGGCGCCTTATGACGGCGTCGTCGGCAACCGTTCGGTCGAACAGGGCGACCTCGTCAGCCCCGGCCAGAAGCTCGCCGTCGTCGTGCCGATGGACAAGCTCTACATCGTCGCCAACTTCAAGGAGACCCAGCTTGCCCGGCTGGTTCCCGGCGAAAAGGTCAACATCTCGGTCGACGCCATTGACGGCCATCCCATCCAGGGCACCGTCTCGTCGCTCGCTCCGGCCTCAGGCGCGGTCTTCTCGCTGTTGCCGCCGGAGAATGCCACCGGCAACTTCACCAAGGTGGTGCAGCGCGTCCCGGTCCGCATCGACGTCCCGGCCGATGCCCTGAAGACCGGCAAGCTGCGCGCTGGCCTGAGCGTTGTCGTCAATGTTGACAGCCGCACCGCGCCTGCCGCCACGACCAACTAAGCGCTTTTCGGAGGGCGGCTCGGTGGCTGATTAAAGCACCAGGCCGCCCGGCCTGCCTCAAGGAGGCCCATGCAATGGCAACCGCAACCATCACCGCAGGAGCGCCGCCGGCAAGACCGGCAGTTCCCGACACCATTTCCACACGCCGCGTCATCGCCTTTCTGGCGATGGTCTTCGGCATGTTCATGGCGATCCTGGACATCCAGATCGTCTCGGCCTCGCTGGCCGAGATCCAGGCGGGCCTCAGCGCCAGCTCCGATGAAATTCCGTGGGTGCAGACAGCCTATCTGATCGCCGAAGTGGTGATGATCCCGCTGTCGGGCTTCCTCAGCCGCATGCTATCGACGCGCGTGCTGTTCACCATCGCCGCCGCCGGCTTCACCGCCGCCAGCGCGCTCGCCGCGACCGCCACCAACATCGACCAGATGATCGTCTACCGCGCCGTGCAAGGCTTCATCGGCGGCGGCATGATCCCGAGCGTCTTTGCCGCGGCCTTCACCATCTTCCCACCCTCGAAGCGCGCCATCGTCTCGCCGATGATCGGCCTGGTGGCGACGCTGGCGCCGACCATCGGCCCGACCGTCGGCGGCTATATCAGCCACGCCTTCTCATGGCATTGGCTGTTCCTGGTCAATGTCGTGCCCGGCATACTGGTGGCGACCGCGGCCTGGTCGCTGATCGATTTCGACAAGCCCAACCTCAAGCTGTTCAACAAGTTCGACTGGTGGGGCCTCGCCGGCATGGCGGCCTTCCTCGGCTGCATGGAATATGTGCTGGAGGAAGGTCCGAACAATGACTGGCTGCAGGACCAGGGGGTGTTCATCTGCGCCATCGTCATGACCATCGGCGCGGTGATCTTCTTCTGGCGCGTCTTCACCGCCGAAGAGCCGATCGTCGACCTGCGGGCCTTCAGCAACATCAATTTCGCCTTCGGCTCGCTGTTTTCCTTCGTCATCGGCATCGGCCTCTACGGGCTCACCTATCTCTATCCGGTCTTCCTCGGCCGTATCCGTGGCTACGATTCGATGATGATCGGCGAGGCACTGTTCGTCAGCGGCCTGGCGATGTTCGTCACCGCGCCGATCTCCGGCATCCTGTCGAGCAAGATCGATTTGCGGCTGATGATGATGATCGGCTTCTTCGGCTTCGCCACCGGCACCTGGTGGATGACGCATCTGACCGCCGACTGGGATTTCTATGAGCTGCTCATCCCGCAGATCCTGCGCGGCTGTTCGATGATGCTGTGCATGGTGCCGATCAACAACATCGCGCTCGGCACCTTGCCGCCAGACCGGTTGAAGAATGCGTCCGGCCTGTTCAACCTTACCCGCAACCTCGGCGGCGCCGTCGGCCTTGCGCTCATCAACACCGTGCTGATCGACCGCAACGCCTTCCACTATGCGAGGCTCGCCGAGCATGTGCAGTGGGGCAGTGCCGCCGCGCAGACCAAGCTGCAGAACATGACGCTCAACTTCGAGCAGACCACGGGCCTCGACGCGGCCAGTGCGGCGATCTCCAAGCTGTCGGGCATGGTCCAGCAGCAGGCGGCGCTGCTGTCCTTCATGGACGTGTTCTACATGCTGACGGTGCTGTTCGCGACACTCGGCCTGTTCACCATGCTGATCAACAAGCCGGCCGCGCCCGGTGGCGGAGGCGGCGGCGGGCACTGACAGAAGAACCATACGCGGCGGTTTCGGGAAGCTCCTCCAGTCCACGCCCGAAAAGCTCTGACCGCGCAAAAAACTCCGGGTCGCAAGACCCGGAGTTTTTCGTTGTGCGCAGTAAAGCCGTCAGGCCGTGGCGGGCTTGAAGGTCAGCGCCACGCCGTTGATGCAGTGGCGCAGGCCGGTCGGCGCCGGACCGTCGTCGAAGACATGGCCGAGATGGCCGCCGCAGCGGCGGCAATGCACTTCGGTGCGCGTCATGCCGAGCGACCTGTCCTCGGTCTTGCCGATGCCGTTGGCGATCTCTTGCCAGAAGCTCGGCCAGCCGGTGCCGGAATCGAACTTCGTCTCCGAAGGATAGACCGGCAGGTCGCAGCCGGCGCAGGCGAAAATGCCCTTGCGGTGCTCGTTGAGCAGCGGGCTGGTGCCGGGATACTCCGTGCCTTGCTTGCGCAGCACGTCGAAGGCGGCGGGCGACAGGATGGCTTTCCATTCGTCGTCCGTCTTGGTGATCTCGAATTTCTCGGCGGCCTGAGCCGCCTGCGGACTACCCATGCGTAGCATGGTTGCCGCGGCACCGACGACGCCGATGGCGGCGGCACCGCTCAAAAGAAAGTCGCGACGGTTCATGACCAGTTCCTCCGGTTGTTCTTTTTGCCAAACTATACCGCCACGCAGACGTCAAAAGCCAGTGACGGTGGTCCTCAACGACACTCCGCGCCGGTCCACGCTTGACCGTGGGCGGCGCGGAGCACGCGTGTCGTCTGCAGGTCGCGGGAGCGAGATCATGCAACCGACGGAGGGCTCTTGCTG contains these protein-coding regions:
- a CDS encoding methionine sulfoxide reductase B, encoding MNRRDFLLSGAAAIGVVGAAATMLRMGSPQAAQAAEKFEITKTDDEWKAILSPAAFDVLRKQGTEYPGTSPLLNEHRKGIFACAGCDLPVYPSETKFDSGTGWPSFWQEIANGIGKTEDRSLGMTRTEVHCRRCGGHLGHVFDDGPAPTGLRHCINGVALTFKPATA
- a CDS encoding multidrug resistance efflux pump, with the translated sequence MSSNAPNTAEVRPFPNAKVAPATEVPEIPVLPVAPPPAAEAPAKKKRSVRSFLLPIIGLALLSGGAWYGYDYWTTGRFMISTDDAYVQADMAFVSPKISGYVDQVKVSENQLVKAGDPLLTIDDGDYKIAVAQAEAQIATLAKTLDRIDAQTKAAQASLQQAQAQKVADQAGADNAARAQQRAAQLVKTHVGTQAQLDDAQTALDQANAALVGADAQIAAAQANIGVFEAQRAESASTLASLQLSRDKAARDLSFTVLKAPYDGVVGNRSVEQGDLVSPGQKLAVVVPMDKLYIVANFKETQLARLVPGEKVNISVDAIDGHPIQGTVSSLAPASGAVFSLLPPENATGNFTKVVQRVPVRIDVPADALKTGKLRAGLSVVVNVDSRTAPAATTN
- a CDS encoding Bcr/CflA subfamily drug resistance transporter, with translation MATATITAGAPPARPAVPDTISTRRVIAFLAMVFGMFMAILDIQIVSASLAEIQAGLSASSDEIPWVQTAYLIAEVVMIPLSGFLSRMLSTRVLFTIAAAGFTAASALAATATNIDQMIVYRAVQGFIGGGMIPSVFAAAFTIFPPSKRAIVSPMIGLVATLAPTIGPTVGGYISHAFSWHWLFLVNVVPGILVATAAWSLIDFDKPNLKLFNKFDWWGLAGMAAFLGCMEYVLEEGPNNDWLQDQGVFICAIVMTIGAVIFFWRVFTAEEPIVDLRAFSNINFAFGSLFSFVIGIGLYGLTYLYPVFLGRIRGYDSMMIGEALFVSGLAMFVTAPISGILSSKIDLRLMMMIGFFGFATGTWWMTHLTADWDFYELLIPQILRGCSMMLCMVPINNIALGTLPPDRLKNASGLFNLTRNLGGAVGLALINTVLIDRNAFHYARLAEHVQWGSAAAQTKLQNMTLNFEQTTGLDAASAAISKLSGMVQQQAALLSFMDVFYMLTVLFATLGLFTMLINKPAAPGGGGGGGH